The stretch of DNA TTATATCATGCCTTGAAACAAGCCTCACCTGTTCTGTTACTTTTTATTTTTGACACTACTATTCTTAATCAACTTGAGGACAAGAATGATGCACGGGTAACTTTTATACATGACCAATTATGTGCTCTTAACGATGAATTAGTAAAATTAGGAAGTAGTTTATTGGTAAAACATGGCACTCCGTCAGCCATATGGACCGAATTAATACAAGAATATCCGATCAAAACCGTTTACGCAAATCATGACTATGAGCCTTATGCCACTCAACGAGACCAATCAATAAAAGAGTTATTACAACAATCGGGGATAGAGTTTATTACATTTAAAGATCAGGCCATCTTCGAAAAGAAAGAGGTATTAAAAAATGATGGATCACCTTATACAGTGTTTACCCCCTACAAAAACAGGTGGATGCAGCACCTTAAGGATTTCTATTTGAAACCATACCCATCCGAGAGATATCTGCAATTCTTATATAAAACAACTGCATTTAAGTTACCTACTTTGAAAGCAATCGGTTTCAACAGAGCAACAATTGACTTTCCTAAAAAAGAATTTGAACGTATCCTCGAAAATTATACTCAACATAGAGATTTCCCGGCAATCAATGGTACTTCAAGAATAAGTATACACCTCCGTTTTGGAACTGTTAGCATCCGAAGATTAGCCCGTAAGGCCTATGAAGCTAATTCTTTAGCCTGGTTAAACGAGCTCATTTGGCGAGATTTCTATTTTATGATATTGTGGCATTTTCCGTATGTGGTTAGTAAAGCTTTTAAGCCTGCCTATGATCATATTCAATGGCGAAATAATGAAGAAGAGTTTAGACGGTGGTGTGAAGGAAAAACCGGCTACCCAATTGTTGACGCAGGAATGCGCCAATTGAATACAACGGGTTTTATGCATAACCGAGTTCGAATGATAGTTGCCAGCTTCTTAACCAAGCATTTATTGATCGACTGGCGTTGGGGTGAAGCTTACTTTGCGAAGAAGCTATTAGATTTTGAGTTGTCTAGTAACAATGGAGGGTGGCAATGGGCTGCCAGTTCCGGATGCGACGCCGCACCGTATTTTAGGATATTTAACCCTGATGAACAAACCAAAAAATTTGATCCGCAATTGGAATACATAAAAAAATGGGTACCTGAATTTAGAGAGCTCAACTACCCATCTCCTATCATTGAACATAAGTTTGCCCGTGAACGTTGTTTAAACGTTTATAAGCAAGCGCTGCGTAAATAACTCCTAAATCGCCTGCACTAATTCGAGTTCAAATATAAAGTTGGAGTTTGGCGGAGCTATCTGCTTTCCGGAGTTATCAACTATTGCCCGCGTGCCGAATACATAACCGGACGGTATATACAGAATAACTTTACCACCAGGCTGTATTAATGGAACGCCAATTTGAAATCCTGCAATCAGATCGCCCAGTGTATAGGTAACAGGCGTATCCTTTGCACTTTCATCAATCACTGTACCGTCTAACAACAAGGCTCTAAATTTAACCTGGATTTTTGTAGTCGCATTATAAACGATTGAACCTACTCCTGGCTCAACAATTTTATAGTATACGCCTTCTTTGCTCCGTTGATAGGGTAGTTCGTTCTGTTTTAAGAAATTAGAAATGATCACAGTATCCTTCGCCAACTGTTCATTGAACTTACGTTCTTCCTCTCGTTGTTGTGCAAGAGGATCGTAGTTGTCTTTTTTGCAAGATGTAACCAGTACAAGAGCTAAAAATGAGAAGAGAAGTAGGTTTTTCATAATGGGATTATTAGGTTATTATAATTTACCGAATAAATTCCACTTATTTATATATGTAACACTTTATTTATCAACTTTTTTGGGGTTTACAGGAAACAAAACGAGCAATAAAAAAGCAAGGCCCGTTAAACGGGCCTTGCTACTTGTCTTTTGATTATTAGTATTTTGCTATTTCAACTAATCTTACATCAAATACCAGTGGTGTATTTGGAGGAATGGAACCACTTCCACAGCTGCCATAAGCAAGATGAGACGGAATCATTAAACGAATTCTGCCGCCTGCCTTTATTAACTGTAAACCTTCGGTCCATCCTTTAATAACCTGATTCAATCCTAAAGCGGTATGAACACCTGAAGAGTCAAATGCTTTTCCTGTTGTATCTGAAACCATAGATCCTCTATAGTCTACTCTAACAACGGAAGTTGGGCGAGGTGATTGACCTTCACCTTCTTCATAAATAAAATAAGACAATCCTGATGATGTAGTTTTAACACCTGTCATACCTTTACGCGCAACAAATTCACGAATGGCTTTACGGTCAGCCGAATCTTGCGCTGCCGAATATTCATTCGAACATATGGGAGCATACGGATCTTTTCCACAAAAACTCAAAAACAAACCCGCAGCTACTAAAAAAATGGGAAACAGTTTCTTCATACTTAATCTTACTCTATTTAAATCGAATCTCTAAAACAAAAGTATTTAAACGCAAATATGCTCTGAATCGGCTACTTATAAAAATCTTTTTTTTGTGGGATTACCAATAAAGAACGGCGAAATAATACTATTTCGCCGTTTCTGTATTCCAATCGCACTTTTTTGTAGATTAAAAAGGATATTTATTTTTTTCAATAACAACCTTTGCTACTCGTTGACGAGCATCTTTTACATTGAAAGGCTCCGTTTTAGTGAAACGTTTCAAGCCCATCATCATCATGCGTAACTCATCACCTTCTGCAAATGAATTCAACGCTTCTTTACCATGTAACCAAACCTGATCCATTGCTTCGTTCAAATAAATACGAACCATGTCGATCTGTGTAGCACACGCTTCTTCGCCACGAATACCGATTAATTTTTCGGTACGTAACAACGCTGATTCTGCCACGTAAGCTAATGAAGCCATATCGGCAATATTCATCAAGATCTCCTGCTCTTTACCTAATGTCATCATTAGTTTCTGAACAGCAGCACCTGCAGCCATTAATGTGGCTTTTTTAATGTTTTTGATCAGGCGTTTTTCATAAGCGAATAATCCCTCATCCTCCTGATTAAAGTCAGGTATCGACATTAATTCCTGCGCTACAGCCTGAGCAGGTCCCATTAAATTAAGTTCGCCCTTCATTGCGCGCTTCAACATCATATCAACGGTTAACAAACGGTTAATTTCGTTTGTTCCTTCGAAAATACGGTTGATACGTGAGTCGCGGTAAGCACGGTCCATAGGAGCCTCGGCAGAGAATCCCATACCACCGTAAATCTGCACCCCTTCGTCGGTTACATAATCCAAGGCTTCGGAACCATAAACTTTCAAAATTGCACACTCAACAGCAAATTGTTCAGTACTTTTCAATTTAGCTTTGCCTGGCTCCATTCCATCTGCTACTAATGCATCATAAGCATCGTCGATGTTCTGACCGGCACGATACATTGCGGACTCAACCGCATAGATTTTAGTGGCCATTTCCGCTATTTTATAACGGATGGCGCCAAACTTAGAAATAGGCAACTTAAACTGAATGCGCTCATTTGAATAATTAACCGCTTTATCAACCACTGCCTTAGATGCACCAATTGCAGCGCCGGCTAATTTAATACGGCCAATATTAAGGATGTTTACGGCGATCTTAAAGCCATTACCTCTTTCAGAAAGCAAATTCTCAACAGGCACATGACAGTCATTGAAGAAGATCTGACGGGTTGATGAACCTTTGATACCCATTTTGTGCTCTTCAGGGTTCATGGTAATGCCACCAAAGCCACGTTCTACGATGAATGCGGATAAGTTTTCGTCATCATCGATTTTTGCAAATACGATGAAAATATCAGCAAAACCACCATTGGTGATCCACATTTTCTGACCATTGATCACATAATGTTTACCATCCGGACTTAAAACCGCTTTGGTTTTACCTGAGTTAGCATCCGAGCCTGAATTTGGTTCTGTTAAACAGTAAGCAGCCTTCCACTCACCTGTTGCTAACTTCGGAACATATTTAGCTTTCTGCTCAGCATTACCGTAATATAAAATTGGCAGTGTACCAATGCCAGTATGAGCAGACATAGCAACTGCAAAAGAATGACCTGCACCAATCACTTCAGCAACTAACATTGAAGTGTTAAAGCTTTTGCCAAAACCTCCGTATTCCTCAGGTACAGAAACCCCTAAAATACCCAACTCACCTGCCTTATCCATTAAGCTCTCCATTAATCCCTCTTCATGGTTGTCAAGGGCATCTAATTTTGGATAAACCTCTGCTTCCAGGAAATCAGCACACGTTTTAGCAATCATTAATTGTTCCTCATCCCATTGCTCCGGAATGAATATATCAGCAGCTTCCGTTTCTTTGATTAAGAATTCGCCACCTTTAATTTTGTTTAGATTTGAGATTTGAGACATAAGATCTTAGTTTTATTATTGATTGATTTGAGACCTGAAATCTGAGATAAGAGCAATCTATTGATTAGTTGGTTCTCCTATCTCAAATCCCATATCTCACATCTCTTTACATTAATTCAAAAATTCCTGCTGCACCTTGCCCTGTACCTACACACATGGTTACCATACCATATTTTTGCTTACGCTCGCGAAGTTCATTTAACACTTGAACGGTTAATTTTGCGCCAGTACAGCCCAATGGGTGACCTAATGCAATCGCTCCTCCGTTAACATTCACGATATCAGGGTTTAATTCTAATTTACGGATAATCGCTAAAGATTGTGATGCAAACGCTTCGTTCAACTCAATCAGCTCGATATCTTCTTTCTTCATTCCGGCTTTTTTCAAAGCAACTGGAATAGCTTCAATCGGACCAATACCCATGATACGAGGTGGAACACCTGCAACTCCATAACTAACCATACGAGCTATCGGTTCTACATTTAATTCCTTCAGCATTTTCTCTGAAACAACTAATACAAATGCAGCTCCATCTGAAGTTTGTGAAGAGTTACCTGCTGTAACACAACCATCTGCAGCGAATACCGGCTTTAGCTTAGCTAACTTATCTAGTGCAGTATCTGCACGCGGACCTTCATCGGTATCCACCACATACTCGCGGGTTTTCTTCTTCATGTTCGCATCCAGGTAGTTTTCCTTTACAGTAATAGGAACAACACCCGCTTTAAGTGAGCCACTCTGCAAAGCTTTAATCGCTTTTTGGTGTGAGTTAAAGGCAAAAGCATCCTGATCTTCACGCGATACATTATATTCTTTTGCCACTGCTTCGGCTGTTAAGCCCATACCCCAATAGTAATCAGGGTTATTTTTAGCCACATCAAAATTTGGAACGATCTTCCACCCGCCAAATGGCATGCCCGACATTACTTCAACCCCTCCGGCAACAATACAATCGGCCATTCCTGCTTTAATCTTAGCAGCTGCAATAGCAATGGTTTCTAAACCCGATGCACAATAACGGTTAACAGTCATCCCCGGAACCTTATCTGTCTTTAATCCCATTAAAGAGATCATACGACCAATATTTAAGCCTTGCTCAGCTTCCGGAGTGGCGTTACCTACAATAACGTCATCAATTTTTTCTTTATCTAAATTAGGAACAGACGCAACCAGATGATCTACCACTTCGGCAGCCAAATCATCAGCACGCATGAAACGAAATACTCCACGAGGAGCTTTTCCAACGGCGGTGCGGTATCCTGCTATAATGTATGCTTCCATATTTCTTTTAGATTTCTTTAAAGTAATTCCCCTTTTCTTGTCATCCTGAGGCACGAAGGATCTGTTAGTTTTTAGCACTATTTCGACATGCTTCACTCCGACAATCAGGGCTATTCTTTATACTCAATTAACATTTCTCTACTTGGTGGCCATGCCTCCATAACCAGTTCATTCCAGAAGTTCCAATCAGAATTTTCATTCTCTATCAAACTCTCTTTTTCAGCTCGAGTCCATCCTTTCAGTTCTTTCTCTCTATTTATTGCGTCTTCTATGTATTGAAAACGCTCGTAATAGATAAGAAAGTGAACGTTGTATTTCTTAGTAAAAGAATGCTTTCCGAAATAATGCTCAACCAGGCGTCTTTCTAAATTGTTAGTTACACCTACATATAAAACAGCCTTGTTCTTATTTGTAAGGATGTAAACAAAATATTGATGGTCTCGCATATGCTATTCTTTCAAGTAATTCTTCGGAAAGAGATCCTTCGTTCCTCAGGATGACACGCTTATGAACTTTTTTAATTCCTCAACGGTTTACCTTTCGTTAAAATACTTTGAATACGTTCCAGGGTTTTCTTTTCGCCGCAGAGAGAAAGGAATGCTTCACGCTCTAGGTCTAACAGGTATTTCTCCGTAACGATAGTCGGAGCAGAAAGATCTCCGCCACACATTACCCAGCCTAATTTCTCTGAGATCTTTTTATCGTGCTCAGAAATGTAATTACCTGAATACATAGTATTGGCACCTGCGTAAACCATACCTAAACCAGATTTTCCTAACACTTTGATATCCTTGCGCTGAACTGGCTGAACATAACCTGCCTCAGCTAATTCGATTGCTTTTGCTTTCGCATCGGCAATCAGGCGACTGCGATTCATGGAAATATCAAACTTGTCTTTTTGCAAATAACCAAGATCATAAGCCTCTAATCCTGAGGTTGAAACCTTTGCCATTCCTATAGTTAGAAAACGATCTTTCAGTTCGTTTTGTTCTATTTGTCCTTCACCAAAAGCGTCAGAAGCACGTAAAGTAAACTCTTTCGTTCCTCCTCCTCCTGGGATTAGTCCGACACCAAATTCCACCAATCCCATATAGGTTTCGGCATTTGCCTGAACAAAATCGGCATGCAGACACAGTTCACAACCGCCGCCTAAGGTTAAGTTATGAGGAGCGGCCACGACAGGAATCGATGAGTAACGAACACGCATCATGGTATTTTGGAACTGACGGATGGCAAAATCAACTTCATCCCAATCTTGCTCTACAGCCATCATGAAGATCATTCCTACGTTAGCTCCGGCCGAGAAGTTACCACCATCATTACCAACAACTAATCCACGGAAATCTTTTTCGGCTAACTCAATTGCTTTGTTTAATCCCGAAAGCACTTCACCGCCGATGGTATTCATCTTTGTGTGGAACTCAACGTTCAAAATTCCGTCGCCTAAATCAGTAACAGTAGTTCCTGCGTTTTTCCATACTGTTTTGGTCGGGCGAATGGTATCTAACACAATGTATTCGGAAGTACCAGGAATTGCTTTAAATGATTTTGATGGAATATCATAGTACAATTTCTGTCCGTTATCAATTTTGTAGAATGAAGCATTTCCGGCTGCAAGCATTTCAGTTACCCAAGCTGCAGGTGCATGACCGTATTTTTTCATCATTTCAACACCTTCGGCAACGCCTAAAGCATCCCAAACCTCATACGGACCTAATTCCCAGCCGAAA from Solitalea canadensis DSM 3403 encodes:
- a CDS encoding cryptochrome/photolyase family protein, whose translation is MCDSITVCWLRRDLRLEDNAALYHALKQASPVLLLFIFDTTILNQLEDKNDARVTFIHDQLCALNDELVKLGSSLLVKHGTPSAIWTELIQEYPIKTVYANHDYEPYATQRDQSIKELLQQSGIEFITFKDQAIFEKKEVLKNDGSPYTVFTPYKNRWMQHLKDFYLKPYPSERYLQFLYKTTAFKLPTLKAIGFNRATIDFPKKEFERILENYTQHRDFPAINGTSRISIHLRFGTVSIRRLARKAYEANSLAWLNELIWRDFYFMILWHFPYVVSKAFKPAYDHIQWRNNEEEFRRWCEGKTGYPIVDAGMRQLNTTGFMHNRVRMIVASFLTKHLLIDWRWGEAYFAKKLLDFELSSNNGGWQWAASSGCDAAPYFRIFNPDEQTKKFDPQLEYIKKWVPEFRELNYPSPIIEHKFARERCLNVYKQALRK
- a CDS encoding FKBP-type peptidyl-prolyl cis-trans isomerase — encoded protein: MKNLLLFSFLALVLVTSCKKDNYDPLAQQREEERKFNEQLAKDTVIISNFLKQNELPYQRSKEGVYYKIVEPGVGSIVYNATTKIQVKFRALLLDGTVIDESAKDTPVTYTLGDLIAGFQIGVPLIQPGGKVILYIPSGYVFGTRAIVDNSGKQIAPPNSNFIFELELVQAI
- a CDS encoding FKBP-type peptidyl-prolyl cis-trans isomerase; its protein translation is MKKLFPIFLVAAGLFLSFCGKDPYAPICSNEYSAAQDSADRKAIREFVARKGMTGVKTTSSGLSYFIYEEGEGQSPRPTSVVRVDYRGSMVSDTTGKAFDSSGVHTALGLNQVIKGWTEGLQLIKAGGRIRLMIPSHLAYGSCGSGSIPPNTPLVFDVRLVEIAKY
- a CDS encoding acyl-CoA dehydrogenase family protein; translated protein: MSQISNLNKIKGGEFLIKETEAADIFIPEQWDEEQLMIAKTCADFLEAEVYPKLDALDNHEEGLMESLMDKAGELGILGVSVPEEYGGFGKSFNTSMLVAEVIGAGHSFAVAMSAHTGIGTLPILYYGNAEQKAKYVPKLATGEWKAAYCLTEPNSGSDANSGKTKAVLSPDGKHYVINGQKMWITNGGFADIFIVFAKIDDDENLSAFIVERGFGGITMNPEEHKMGIKGSSTRQIFFNDCHVPVENLLSERGNGFKIAVNILNIGRIKLAGAAIGASKAVVDKAVNYSNERIQFKLPISKFGAIRYKIAEMATKIYAVESAMYRAGQNIDDAYDALVADGMEPGKAKLKSTEQFAVECAILKVYGSEALDYVTDEGVQIYGGMGFSAEAPMDRAYRDSRINRIFEGTNEINRLLTVDMMLKRAMKGELNLMGPAQAVAQELMSIPDFNQEDEGLFAYEKRLIKNIKKATLMAAGAAVQKLMMTLGKEQEILMNIADMASLAYVAESALLRTEKLIGIRGEEACATQIDMVRIYLNEAMDQVWLHGKEALNSFAEGDELRMMMMGLKRFTKTEPFNVKDARQRVAKVVIEKNKYPF
- a CDS encoding acetyl-CoA C-acyltransferase, which codes for MEAYIIAGYRTAVGKAPRGVFRFMRADDLAAEVVDHLVASVPNLDKEKIDDVIVGNATPEAEQGLNIGRMISLMGLKTDKVPGMTVNRYCASGLETIAIAAAKIKAGMADCIVAGGVEVMSGMPFGGWKIVPNFDVAKNNPDYYWGMGLTAEAVAKEYNVSREDQDAFAFNSHQKAIKALQSGSLKAGVVPITVKENYLDANMKKKTREYVVDTDEGPRADTALDKLAKLKPVFAADGCVTAGNSSQTSDGAAFVLVVSEKMLKELNVEPIARMVSYGVAGVPPRIMGIGPIEAIPVALKKAGMKKEDIELIELNEAFASQSLAIIRKLELNPDIVNVNGGAIALGHPLGCTGAKLTVQVLNELRERKQKYGMVTMCVGTGQGAAGIFELM
- a CDS encoding GIY-YIG nuclease family protein; this encodes MRDHQYFVYILTNKNKAVLYVGVTNNLERRLVEHYFGKHSFTKKYNVHFLIYYERFQYIEDAINREKELKGWTRAEKESLIENENSDWNFWNELVMEAWPPSREMLIEYKE
- a CDS encoding 3-hydroxyacyl-CoA dehydrogenase/enoyl-CoA hydratase family protein produces the protein MKRIIKKVAVLGSGIMGSRIACHFANIGLEVLLLDIVPKEPLPQEAAKGLTLESPAVRNRIVNSSLETAVKTNPSPVYNKEVLNKISTGNFDDNMKDIAQCDWVIEVVVENLDIKKKVFEQVEKFRKPGTLITSNTSGIPIHMMAEGRSDDFKANFCGTHFFNPPRYLRLLEIIPTPHTNPEVIDFLMHYGDKFLGKTTVLCKDTPAFIANRIGVYGIMAMLHLVEKMELTVDEVDKFTGPVLGRPKSATFRTTDVVGMDTMIKVAKGLYDNCPDDKARELFKLPDYVAKMEQNNWLGDKTGQGFYKKIKGANGRSEILSLNLKTLAYEPQQKVKSATLEMLKPIEDLRARMKAYSKGTDKAGEFFRNSFAGLFEYVSDRIPEISDELYRIDDAMRAGFGWELGPYEVWDALGVAEGVEMMKKYGHAPAAWVTEMLAAGNASFYKIDNGQKLYYDIPSKSFKAIPGTSEYIVLDTIRPTKTVWKNAGTTVTDLGDGILNVEFHTKMNTIGGEVLSGLNKAIELAEKDFRGLVVGNDGGNFSAGANVGMIFMMAVEQDWDEVDFAIRQFQNTMMRVRYSSIPVVAAPHNLTLGGGCELCLHADFVQANAETYMGLVEFGVGLIPGGGGTKEFTLRASDAFGEGQIEQNELKDRFLTIGMAKVSTSGLEAYDLGYLQKDKFDISMNRSRLIADAKAKAIELAEAGYVQPVQRKDIKVLGKSGLGMVYAGANTMYSGNYISEHDKKISEKLGWVMCGGDLSAPTIVTEKYLLDLEREAFLSLCGEKKTLERIQSILTKGKPLRN